A stretch of the Massilia varians genome encodes the following:
- a CDS encoding DUF6622 family protein — MYTKERRAFAPRLRRISRRSRASRAAGRPCRRKPAGALPALIRWRASTTTRKPIMLQQILIKTPLYVWAILAFLVYRGMLAARERDIALIRMAIVPVLMLVLALHAIATQFGMGSVAMPAWLLGAAVLTLQRLAFGHSGVIAGAGAGRVRLRGSWTPLALMLAVFSIKYVLAIVLAIRPEMVGQALFAATACGLLGLCNGYFLGQLARDIVSARHMPVLKAHLG, encoded by the coding sequence ATGTATACCAAAGAGCGCCGCGCCTTCGCGCCGCGCCTTCGCCGCATTTCGCGCCGCTCCCGCGCATCTCGCGCCGCCGGCCGGCCATGTCGTCGCAAACCCGCCGGCGCACTACCGGCCTTGATAAGGTGGCGTGCATCGACCACCACCCGAAAGCCCATCATGCTGCAGCAGATCCTCATCAAGACCCCCCTGTATGTCTGGGCGATCCTCGCCTTCCTGGTGTATCGCGGCATGCTGGCCGCGCGCGAGCGCGACATCGCGCTCATCCGGATGGCGATCGTTCCGGTGCTGATGCTGGTGCTGGCGCTGCACGCCATCGCCACCCAGTTCGGCATGGGGAGCGTGGCCATGCCGGCATGGCTGCTCGGTGCGGCTGTCCTGACGCTGCAGCGCCTGGCGTTCGGCCATAGCGGCGTCATTGCGGGCGCCGGCGCGGGGAGGGTGCGCCTGCGCGGCAGCTGGACGCCGCTGGCCCTGATGCTGGCCGTATTTTCGATCAAGTACGTGCTGGCGATCGTGCTGGCGATCCGGCCGGAGATGGTCGGGCAGGCGCTCTTCGCGGCCACGGCATGCGGCCTCCTCGGCCTGTGCAACGGCTACTTCCTGGGCCAGCTGGCGCGCGATATCGTCTCGGCCCGCCATATGCCGGTGCTCAAGGCGCATCTGGGCTGA
- a CDS encoding thiamine pyrophosphate-binding protein, whose amino-acid sequence MTHPSRTGGQILVDALHTHGVDTAFGVPGESYLDVLDALHDSDIRFVINRQEGGAAFMAEAYGKMTGKPGICFVTRGPGATNASIGVHTAYQDSTPMILFIGQVGSDFIDREAFQEIDYRRMFGQMAKWVTQIDRADRIPEYIARAFQVATSGRPGPVVLALPEDMLVAKAEVPDARRYQPVQAAPSSAQIAQLRSMLAQAQRPIVLLGGGSWSEQACADLARFAEANRLPVGCTFRFQDLMDNAHPNYVGDVGIGINPKLAARVKEADLVIAIGPRLGEMTTSGYSLLSSPVPRQRLVHIHADPEELGSVYQADLMIASGAPQVCAMLAAMAPVDSSAWAGSVEAAKADLAAWQAQPPIFRDGAAPLDLWQVVQELMKQAPRDTIITNGAGNYATWAHRFYRYGAKRTQLAPTNGAMGYAVPAGVAAKIIDPQRTVVTFAGDGEFMMTGQELATAVQYGAGVIILVFNNGMFGTIRMHQERDYPGRVSGTGLHNPDFAALARAYGGHGEVVEKTEEFAPALQRALAHANERKLPAVIELRYDGNLITPNATLETIRKTAEAAKAGR is encoded by the coding sequence ATGACCCATCCTTCCCGTACCGGCGGCCAGATCCTGGTCGATGCGCTCCATACCCACGGCGTGGACACCGCCTTCGGCGTGCCCGGCGAAAGCTACCTCGACGTGCTGGACGCGCTGCACGATTCGGACATCCGCTTCGTGATCAACCGGCAGGAAGGCGGCGCGGCGTTCATGGCCGAGGCCTACGGCAAGATGACCGGTAAACCAGGCATCTGCTTCGTCACCCGCGGCCCCGGCGCCACCAACGCCTCGATCGGCGTGCACACCGCCTACCAGGATTCCACGCCGATGATCCTGTTCATCGGCCAGGTCGGCAGCGACTTCATCGACCGCGAAGCCTTCCAGGAAATCGACTACCGCCGCATGTTCGGCCAGATGGCCAAGTGGGTCACCCAGATCGACCGCGCCGACCGCATCCCCGAATACATCGCGCGCGCCTTCCAGGTCGCCACCAGCGGCCGCCCCGGTCCGGTGGTGCTGGCGCTGCCGGAAGACATGCTGGTCGCGAAAGCGGAAGTGCCTGATGCCCGCCGCTACCAGCCGGTGCAGGCGGCGCCCTCCTCGGCGCAGATCGCACAGCTGCGTTCCATGCTGGCGCAAGCGCAGCGCCCGATCGTCCTGCTCGGCGGCGGCTCGTGGAGCGAGCAGGCCTGCGCCGACCTGGCCCGCTTCGCCGAAGCCAACCGCCTGCCGGTGGGCTGCACCTTCCGCTTCCAGGACCTGATGGACAACGCCCACCCGAATTACGTGGGCGACGTCGGCATCGGCATCAACCCGAAGCTGGCGGCGCGCGTGAAGGAAGCCGACCTGGTCATCGCCATCGGCCCGCGCCTGGGCGAGATGACCACCAGCGGCTACTCGCTCCTGTCGTCGCCGGTGCCGCGCCAGCGCCTGGTCCATATCCATGCGGACCCGGAAGAACTGGGCAGCGTCTACCAGGCCGACCTGATGATCGCCAGCGGCGCTCCGCAGGTGTGCGCGATGCTGGCGGCGATGGCGCCGGTGGATTCCTCGGCCTGGGCCGGCAGCGTCGAAGCGGCGAAAGCCGACCTGGCCGCCTGGCAGGCGCAGCCGCCGATCTTCCGCGACGGCGCTGCGCCGCTCGACCTGTGGCAGGTGGTGCAGGAACTCATGAAACAGGCGCCGCGCGACACCATCATCACCAACGGCGCCGGCAACTACGCGACCTGGGCGCACCGCTTCTACCGCTACGGCGCCAAGCGCACCCAGTTGGCGCCGACCAATGGCGCGATGGGCTACGCGGTGCCGGCCGGCGTGGCGGCCAAGATCATCGATCCGCAGCGCACCGTGGTGACCTTCGCCGGCGACGGTGAATTCATGATGACGGGCCAGGAACTGGCCACCGCGGTGCAGTACGGCGCCGGCGTGATCATCCTGGTGTTCAACAACGGCATGTTCGGCACCATCCGCATGCACCAGGAGCGCGACTACCCGGGCCGCGTGTCGGGCACTGGGCTGCACAATCCGGATTTCGCCGCATTGGCGCGCGCCTATGGCGGCCACGGCGAAGTGGTCGAGAAGACCGAGGAATTCGCGCCCGCCCTGCAGCGCGCGCTGGCGCATGCGAACGAACGCAAGCTGCCGGCGGTGATCGAGCTGCGCTACGACGGCAATTTGATCACGCCGAATGCGACGCTCGAGACGATTCGCAAGACGGCGGAAGCAGCCAAGGCAGGCCGCTGA
- the mraZ gene encoding division/cell wall cluster transcriptional repressor MraZ codes for MFQGASAINLDAKGRMSIPAKHRDALAVQCEGRMTLTKHPHGCLLFFPRPVWEQHREQIAAWPMSARAWQRIFLGNACDVELDSAGRVLISPELRAAVGLEKEVMMLGMGTHFEIWDAAKLAESEAEAVAGGMPDVLSNFSF; via the coding sequence GTGTTCCAGGGCGCGTCAGCGATCAATCTCGATGCTAAAGGAAGGATGTCGATTCCGGCAAAGCATCGTGACGCCCTTGCGGTCCAGTGCGAGGGCCGGATGACGTTGACGAAGCATCCGCACGGCTGCCTGCTGTTCTTCCCGCGCCCGGTGTGGGAGCAGCATCGCGAGCAGATCGCGGCCTGGCCGATGTCGGCCCGGGCATGGCAGCGCATTTTCCTTGGTAACGCGTGCGATGTCGAGTTGGACAGTGCAGGCCGGGTACTGATTTCGCCCGAGCTGCGCGCCGCGGTGGGTTTGGAGAAAGAAGTCATGATGTTGGGCATGGGCACCCATTTCGAAATCTGGGATGCCGCCAAGCTTGCCGAAAGCGAAGCCGAAGCTGTTGCCGGCGGCATGCCCGATGTCCTTTCCAATTTCTCCTTCTGA
- the ftsY gene encoding signal recognition particle-docking protein FtsY, translating to MFSFFKRKKPETEVSAPDQAAPAAAPMFVPGALDAPLSPPSAAPVVVPVAAPAAPPAAADVGELFPETAERPTSAAEQKTSWMARLKAGLSKTSSNLSLLFVGARIDEDLYEELEAALLMSDAGMDATEHLLGALRRKVKEDKLLDAAQVKAALKELMIELLMPLQKPLELGRHEPLVMMIAGVNGAGKTTTIGKLAKHMQRFDQSVLLAAGDTFRAAAREQLMVWGQRNNVTVISQASGDPAAVAFDAVQSGKARGTDVVMVDTAGRLPTQLHLMEELKKIKRVIGKGMDGAPHETLLVIDGNTGQNALAQVKAFDDALQLTGLVITKLDGTAKGGVLAAIARTRPVPVYFIGVGEKLDDLQPFNAEEFVEALLG from the coding sequence ATGTTTAGTTTCTTCAAGAGAAAGAAGCCTGAAACCGAGGTCTCGGCGCCGGACCAGGCCGCGCCCGCAGCGGCGCCGATGTTCGTGCCGGGTGCGCTGGATGCACCGCTCAGCCCGCCGTCGGCCGCCCCAGTCGTCGTGCCGGTTGCCGCACCGGCCGCCCCGCCCGCCGCAGCCGATGTCGGCGAACTGTTCCCGGAAACCGCGGAACGTCCGACCAGCGCTGCGGAACAGAAAACATCCTGGATGGCGCGCCTGAAAGCCGGCCTGTCCAAGACCTCGAGCAACCTGTCGCTGCTGTTCGTCGGTGCGCGCATCGACGAAGACCTGTACGAGGAACTCGAAGCGGCGCTTCTGATGTCGGATGCCGGCATGGACGCCACCGAGCACCTGCTGGGCGCCCTGCGCCGCAAGGTCAAGGAAGACAAGCTGCTCGACGCCGCCCAGGTCAAGGCCGCGCTCAAGGAGCTCATGATCGAGCTCCTGATGCCGCTGCAAAAGCCCCTCGAGCTGGGCCGCCACGAACCGCTGGTGATGATGATCGCGGGCGTGAACGGCGCCGGCAAGACCACCACCATCGGCAAGCTGGCCAAGCACATGCAGCGCTTCGACCAGTCGGTGCTGCTGGCCGCGGGCGACACCTTCCGCGCCGCGGCGCGCGAACAGCTGATGGTCTGGGGCCAGCGCAACAACGTCACCGTGATCTCGCAGGCCTCGGGCGACCCGGCCGCCGTCGCGTTCGATGCGGTACAGTCGGGCAAGGCGCGCGGCACCGATGTCGTGATGGTCGATACCGCCGGCCGCCTGCCGACCCAGCTGCACCTGATGGAAGAACTCAAGAAGATCAAGCGCGTGATCGGCAAGGGCATGGATGGCGCCCCGCACGAGACCCTGCTGGTCATCGACGGCAACACCGGCCAGAACGCCCTGGCCCAGGTGAAGGCCTTCGACGACGCGCTGCAGCTGACCGGCCTGGTGATCACCAAGCTGGATGGCACCGCCAAGGGCGGCGTGCTGGCCGCGATCGCGCGGACCCGCCCGGTGCCGGTGTACTTCATCGGCGTGGGCGAGAAGCTGGACGACCTGCAGCCGTTCAATGCCGAAGAATTCGTCGAAGCCCTGCTGGGTTGA
- a CDS encoding AAA family ATPase has protein sequence MSITLARTCAVYDLIEVQEALDRSRGRSPELDAFYERMLETGAERFVTKPSSIDALDPLFEECPNFEEVLDDLARYLALAHAGDRGVNVMPILLLGGPGVGKTHFARRLARVMQTECELISMNALSAGFVITGSSASWRGAKCGKVAERLVRGQYANPVIVLDEVEKASGSSQSDPLAALYQLLEPETASSFRDEFIDVEIDASRIFWVLTANSVEGIPHPLLNRMAVYEVPTPTPEQAAGIAQRMYAGLLDELNLAAFDPRLGDVVLDRLVNVSPRDLRKTLLDGLGHAVAAGRERVSVEDIRIKPTPGKGRIGF, from the coding sequence GTGAGCATTACACTTGCCCGTACCTGCGCGGTCTACGACCTGATCGAAGTCCAGGAAGCGCTCGACCGCAGCCGCGGCCGCTCCCCGGAACTCGACGCCTTCTACGAGCGCATGCTGGAAACCGGGGCCGAGCGCTTCGTCACCAAACCCTCATCGATCGATGCCCTCGATCCCCTGTTCGAGGAATGCCCCAACTTCGAGGAAGTCCTGGACGACCTGGCGCGTTACCTGGCCCTGGCGCATGCGGGCGACCGCGGCGTCAATGTCATGCCGATCCTGCTGCTGGGCGGTCCCGGCGTGGGCAAGACCCACTTCGCCCGGCGCCTGGCCCGGGTCATGCAGACCGAGTGCGAGCTGATCAGCATGAATGCGCTGTCGGCCGGCTTCGTCATCACCGGCAGTTCGGCCAGCTGGCGCGGCGCCAAGTGCGGCAAGGTGGCCGAGCGCCTGGTGCGCGGGCAGTACGCCAACCCGGTGATCGTGCTGGACGAAGTGGAAAAGGCGAGCGGCTCCTCGCAATCCGATCCGCTCGCCGCCCTGTACCAGCTGCTGGAACCGGAAACGGCCAGCAGCTTCCGCGACGAATTCATCGACGTCGAGATCGACGCTTCGCGGATCTTCTGGGTGCTGACCGCCAACTCGGTCGAAGGCATCCCCCACCCGCTGCTCAACCGCATGGCGGTCTATGAAGTGCCGACCCCGACGCCCGAGCAGGCAGCCGGCATCGCCCAGCGCATGTACGCCGGGCTGCTGGACGAGCTGAACCTGGCGGCCTTCGATCCGCGCTTGGGCGACGTGGTGCTGGACCGGCTGGTGAACGTCTCGCCGCGCGACCTGCGCAAGACCCTGCTCGATGGCCTGGGCCATGCGGTGGCGGCCGGACGCGAACGCGTCAGCGTGGAGGATATCCGGATCAAGCCGACACCGGGCAAGGGGCGGATCGGGTTCTAG
- the glpK gene encoding glycerol kinase GlpK, with amino-acid sequence MQKYILALDQGTTSSRAIVFDRAGLAVARCQHEYPQHFPEPGWVEHDALDIWHSQLACARAALRQAGIDATQVAAIGIANQRETTVLWDRATGEPVARAIVWQDRRTAAMCDRLRQQGRAEDIRRRTGLEVDAYFSATKLQWLLEHVPGARARAERGELAFGTVDSWLVYRLCGRHVTDASNAARTMLFNIHTLRWDEELLALFDIPAGVLPDLVASSEAVGLAAEEHFGAALPIAGIAGDQQAATFGQACHRPGLVKNTYGTGCFMLMHAGTTAPESHHRLLSTVGWTIEGRTDYLLEGSVFMGGATVQWLRDGLGIIKESREVEALALSVPDSGGVMLVPAFTGLGAPHWDQYARGTIVGMTRGTSAAHIARAAVEAIAYQSAELLAAMQKDAACAVLELRADGGAAGNDLLMQFQADLLGIPVLRPRVLETTALGAAYLAGLAVGYWEGSDEIARQWQVERRFEPAMDPGRRAELMARWGRAVEHAKGWAND; translated from the coding sequence ATGCAGAAATACATCCTGGCGCTCGACCAGGGCACCACCAGCTCGCGCGCCATCGTCTTCGACCGCGCCGGCTTGGCCGTAGCGCGCTGCCAGCACGAATATCCCCAGCATTTCCCGGAACCCGGTTGGGTCGAGCACGACGCCCTCGACATCTGGCACAGCCAGCTCGCCTGCGCGCGCGCGGCCCTGCGCCAGGCCGGCATCGACGCGACCCAGGTCGCCGCCATCGGCATCGCCAACCAGCGCGAAACCACGGTCTTATGGGACCGCGCCACCGGCGAACCGGTCGCCCGCGCCATCGTCTGGCAGGACCGCCGCACCGCCGCCATGTGCGACCGCCTGCGCCAGCAAGGCAGGGCGGAGGACATCCGGCGGCGCACCGGTCTCGAAGTCGACGCCTATTTTTCCGCCACCAAGCTGCAATGGCTGCTCGAACACGTGCCGGGCGCCAGGGCCCGCGCCGAACGCGGCGAACTGGCCTTCGGCACGGTCGACAGCTGGCTGGTATACCGCCTGTGCGGGCGCCACGTCACCGACGCCAGCAACGCCGCGCGCACCATGCTTTTCAATATCCATACCCTGCGCTGGGACGAGGAGCTGCTGGCCCTGTTCGACATCCCGGCCGGTGTCTTGCCGGACCTCGTGGCCAGCTCGGAAGCCGTGGGCCTGGCAGCCGAGGAGCACTTCGGCGCCGCGCTGCCGATTGCCGGCATCGCCGGCGACCAGCAGGCCGCCACCTTCGGCCAGGCCTGCCACCGCCCGGGCCTGGTCAAGAATACCTATGGCACCGGCTGTTTCATGCTGATGCATGCCGGCACCACGGCCCCCGAGTCGCACCATCGCCTGCTGTCCACCGTCGGCTGGACCATCGAAGGCAGGACCGATTATCTGCTGGAAGGCAGCGTCTTCATGGGCGGCGCCACCGTGCAGTGGCTGCGCGACGGCCTCGGCATCATCAAGGAGTCCCGTGAGGTCGAAGCGCTGGCCCTGAGCGTGCCGGACAGCGGCGGCGTGATGCTGGTCCCGGCCTTCACGGGCCTGGGCGCCCCGCACTGGGACCAGTACGCGCGCGGCACCATCGTCGGCATGACGCGCGGTACGAGCGCCGCCCACATCGCCCGCGCCGCGGTCGAGGCGATCGCCTACCAGAGCGCGGAACTGCTCGCCGCGATGCAGAAAGACGCAGCCTGCGCCGTCCTCGAATTGCGCGCCGACGGCGGCGCCGCCGGCAACGACCTCCTGATGCAGTTCCAGGCCGACCTGCTCGGCATCCCGGTGCTGCGCCCGCGCGTGCTCGAAACCACGGCGCTGGGCGCGGCCTACCTGGCCGGGCTGGCGGTCGGCTACTGGGAAGGTAGCGACGAGATCGCGCGCCAGTGGCAGGTCGAGCGGCGTTTCGAGCCGGCGATGGACCCCGGCCGGCGCGCCGAACTGATGGCGCGCTGGGGCAGGGCGGTGGAGCATGCGAAGGGCTGGGCCAACGACTAG